From Nitrospirota bacterium, the proteins below share one genomic window:
- a CDS encoding two pore domain potassium channel family protein yields MSSKRIVLRHLSAFWSEERNLSVLLGIIIFYFFILPSLTSVFGERLAINLLTNLTYSLLFLAGVFELTRHKVIQTVFAVIVALIIFVRWARLISGGTWLAGWDIFLSLVSSLAFAVVVLGHVYKEGPVTGHRIQGAVAAYLLLAMAFSLAYFLIEFIAPGSFQIQDRPMMQIDSQSWKVFHYFSISTITTVGYGDITAIHPIARNLAMAEALVGQLFPAILIARLVSLHVQKHRAKKEE; encoded by the coding sequence ATGAGTTCAAAACGCATAGTATTAAGACATCTATCAGCATTCTGGTCTGAAGAACGGAATTTATCGGTGCTGCTTGGAATAATTATTTTTTACTTTTTTATACTGCCCTCGCTGACGAGTGTGTTTGGAGAAAGGCTGGCCATCAACCTCCTGACCAACTTAACTTACTCTCTGCTGTTTCTGGCCGGTGTGTTTGAATTGACCCGCCACAAAGTCATCCAGACGGTTTTTGCCGTGATAGTCGCGTTGATCATATTTGTCCGCTGGGCGCGTTTGATATCCGGCGGGACCTGGCTGGCGGGATGGGACATTTTTTTATCGCTTGTGTCCTCGCTTGCTTTTGCGGTTGTTGTTTTGGGCCATGTGTACAAGGAAGGGCCGGTGACTGGCCACCGGATACAGGGCGCTGTTGCCGCATACCTGCTGCTTGCAATGGCATTTTCTCTGGCATATTTTCTGATCGAGTTCATAGCTCCCGGCTCTTTTCAAATCCAGGACCGGCCCATGATGCAGATCGACAGTCAATCATGGAAGGTCTTTCATTATTTCAGTATCAGCACCATTACTACAGTGGGCTACGGAGATATCACTGCGATACATCCGATCGCCAGGAACCTTGCGATGGCGGAAGCGCTTGTAGGGCAGCTTTTCCCGGCCATTCTTATAGCGCGCCTGGTTTCATTGCATGTACAAAAGCACCGGGCAAAGAAAGAAGAGTGA
- a CDS encoding membrane integrity-associated transporter subunit PqiC yields MARVFFRGPGVLLIFFLLTLCGCAASTPSRFYQLSSVKIESRPAAEASRDKSVIVAVGPLRIPDYLNRPQIVTRSGENVIRLAEFDRWAGSLDHDITRVLVENISTLLPAESFFVTPWISAMQPPAAHWYRVEVSIMRFEGAPGGYVQMKAHWAIFDKDKGMLLKRESNISEEVHGAGYEAFVSALSKTLFSLSRDISNAVMSL; encoded by the coding sequence ATGGCACGTGTATTTTTTCGTGGACCAGGAGTACTGTTAATTTTTTTTCTGTTGACGCTTTGCGGATGCGCCGCTTCCACGCCGTCCAGATTTTATCAACTGAGTTCCGTAAAAATCGAAAGTAGACCGGCGGCAGAAGCCTCGCGTGATAAAAGCGTTATCGTCGCGGTCGGGCCTTTGCGCATTCCCGATTATCTGAACAGGCCGCAGATCGTGACACGCTCCGGCGAAAACGTGATCAGGCTCGCGGAATTTGACAGGTGGGCAGGCTCGCTTGATCACGATATTACCCGCGTACTCGTAGAAAATATTTCTACACTTTTGCCCGCGGAATCCTTTTTTGTGACTCCATGGATTTCCGCTATGCAGCCGCCTGCGGCCCACTGGTACCGTGTAGAGGTCAGCATCATGCGTTTTGAAGGCGCTCCTGGCGGGTACGTGCAAATGAAGGCCCACTGGGCGATTTTCGATAAGGACAAAGGGATGCTCCTAAAACGGGAATCGAACATCAGCGAGGAAGTCCACGGCGCTGGCTATGAGGCATTTGTTTCCGCCCTGAGCAAAACACTTTTCAGTCTTAGCAGGGACATTTCAAATGCGGTCATGTCCCTCTGA
- a CDS encoding MCE family protein, translated as MIKANKSLIGAFVLGAIVLVIAGVVVFGSGKFFKKTYKYVMFFEGSVKGLNVGSPVIFRGVKVGQVTGIKLRLNLKDLIVIIPVYIELDPAQADIVGELKDGYNLKAMIAKGLRAQLQMQSIVTGQFLINLDFYPDKPAKFAGKEKTLEIPTIPTPLEELTKTIQDLKLGQTLKKLDSAVEGIDRLVNSPELKEGIVSLNQALRNIDTLAKNIDSKVAPVASSIEETSGAARGAFAQAEKTLALKEGVPAELAQGIRDTLAAARTTLQETQSAVAGIKRVADQNANIGYDLSRTLDEISELSRSLRSLTDYLDRHPEALIRGKNLPGGD; from the coding sequence GTGATAAAAGCCAACAAAAGCCTTATCGGCGCTTTCGTCCTCGGCGCCATCGTCCTTGTGATCGCCGGGGTCGTGGTCTTCGGGTCAGGGAAGTTTTTCAAGAAAACGTATAAGTACGTTATGTTCTTCGAGGGCTCGGTCAAGGGACTGAACGTAGGCTCTCCAGTCATATTCCGAGGTGTCAAGGTAGGCCAGGTCACCGGCATAAAACTGCGCTTGAATTTGAAAGACCTCATAGTTATTATTCCGGTCTACATCGAACTTGACCCGGCGCAGGCCGATATTGTGGGCGAGCTGAAAGATGGCTACAACCTTAAGGCCATGATAGCGAAAGGGCTGAGGGCACAGCTCCAGATGCAGAGCATCGTTACCGGACAATTTCTGATAAACCTTGATTTCTATCCCGACAAGCCGGCCAAATTCGCGGGAAAAGAAAAAACCCTCGAGATACCTACGATACCCACTCCGCTGGAGGAGCTGACAAAAACGATCCAGGACCTTAAACTCGGCCAGACCCTCAAAAAGCTTGACAGCGCGGTCGAAGGCATCGACCGGCTGGTGAATTCCCCTGAGCTAAAAGAGGGCATTGTCTCTCTGAACCAGGCGCTAAGAAATATTGACACGCTCGCAAAAAATATCGATTCAAAAGTTGCGCCTGTTGCATCAAGCATTGAGGAAACGTCCGGGGCCGCCCGCGGGGCCTTTGCTCAGGCCGAAAAGACCCTTGCATTAAAAGAAGGCGTTCCAGCCGAATTGGCCCAGGGAATCAGGGACACCCTCGCGGCGGCGCGCACAACCCTGCAAGAGACACAAAGCGCGGTCGCGGGCATCAAACGGGTCGCCGATCAGAACGCAAATATAGGGTATGACTTAAGCAGGACGCTTGATGAGATCTCCGAGCTTTCCCGCTCTCTCCGCTCCCTGACTGATTATCTCGACCGGCATCCTGAGGCCCTGATCAGAGGTAAAAATTTACCGGGAGGAGACTGA